From one Mycolicibacterium sp. HK-90 genomic stretch:
- the cysD gene encoding sulfate adenylyltransferase subunit CysD, producing the protein MTTAQKSDQQSARAGHYELSHLRALEAEAIHIIREVAAEFEKPVLLFSGGKDSIVMLHLAVKAFAPGRLPFPVMHVDTGHNFDEVYEARDELVEHYGARLVVAKVQDDIDAGRVVETIPSRNPIQTVTLLRGIRENKFDAAFGGARRDEEKARAKERVFSFRDEFGQWDPKAQRPELWNLYNGRHNKGEHIRAFPISNWTEFDIWSYIGAEKIKLPSIYYAHQRKVFERDGMLLAVHKYMQPRKDEPVIEKTVRFRTVGDVTCTGCVESTAATVSEVIAETAVSRLTERGATRADDRISEAGMEDRKREGYF; encoded by the coding sequence ATGACCACCGCACAGAAATCCGATCAGCAGTCGGCCCGCGCCGGCCATTACGAGCTGAGTCACCTGCGTGCGCTGGAGGCCGAGGCCATCCACATCATCCGTGAGGTCGCCGCGGAGTTCGAGAAGCCCGTGCTGCTGTTCTCGGGCGGCAAGGACTCGATCGTGATGCTGCACCTGGCGGTGAAGGCATTCGCACCGGGCCGGCTGCCGTTCCCGGTGATGCACGTCGACACCGGCCATAACTTCGACGAGGTCTACGAGGCCCGCGACGAGCTCGTCGAGCACTATGGTGCCCGCCTGGTCGTCGCCAAGGTGCAGGACGACATCGACGCCGGACGCGTGGTGGAGACCATCCCGTCGCGCAACCCGATCCAGACCGTGACGCTGCTGCGCGGCATCCGGGAGAACAAGTTCGACGCCGCCTTCGGCGGGGCCCGGCGCGACGAGGAGAAGGCTCGCGCAAAGGAGCGGGTGTTCTCGTTCCGCGACGAGTTCGGCCAGTGGGACCCCAAGGCGCAGCGCCCCGAGCTGTGGAACCTGTACAACGGCCGGCACAACAAGGGTGAACACATCCGCGCCTTCCCGATCTCCAACTGGACCGAGTTCGACATCTGGTCCTACATCGGTGCCGAGAAGATCAAGCTGCCGTCGATCTACTACGCGCACCAGCGCAAGGTGTTCGAGCGCGACGGCATGCTGCTCGCGGTGCACAAGTACATGCAGCCCCGCAAGGACGAACCGGTGATCGAGAAGACGGTGCGGTTCCGCACCGTCGGTGACGTCACCTGCACCGGCTGCGTCGAGTCCACGGCCGCAACGGTTTCCGAGGTCATCGCCGAAACCGCGGTGTCCCGGCTCACCGAACGTGGCGCCACCCGCGCCGATGATCGGATCTCCGAGGCCGGCATGGAAGATCGCAAGCGCGAGGGGTATTTCTGA
- the cysC gene encoding adenylyl-sulfate kinase gives MSTLLRIATAGSVDDGKSTLIGRLLFDSKAVMEDQLAAVERTSKERGHDYTDLALVTDGLRAEREQGITIDVAYRYFATAKRKFIIADTPGHIQYTRNMVTGASTAQLVIVLVDARHGLLEQSRRHAFLASLLGIQHIVLAVNKMDLIDWDQARFEAIRDEFHAFAARLDVHDVTTIPLSALKGDNVVTKSDVTPWYEGPSLLSHLEDVYIAGDRNLVDVRFPVQYVIRPQTHEHADHRSYAGTVASGVLRPGDDVIVLPAGKPTRITEIHSPSGVVDEAFPPMAVSISLSDDIDISRGDMIARPNNQPRVTQDFDATVCWMADEASLEPGREYLVKHTTRTTRAKVTGLDYRLDVNTLHRDKSATALKLNELGRISLRTQSPLLLDEYSRNAATGSFILIDPNTNGTVGAGMVLRETRHDTASPNTVRHESLCTSEDRLSKGRTVWFTGLSGSGKSSVAMLVEQKLLEKGVPAYVLDGDNLRHGLNADLGFSMADRAENQRRLAHIAAILADSGQVVLVPAISPLEEHRALARKVATDAGLEFFEVFCDTPLEDCERRDPKGLYAKARAGEITHFTGIDSPYQRPKNPDLRLTPERSTDELADMVIELLGLPS, from the coding sequence ATGAGCACGTTGTTGAGAATCGCCACCGCGGGATCCGTCGACGACGGCAAGTCCACGCTGATCGGCCGGTTGCTGTTCGACTCCAAGGCCGTCATGGAGGATCAGCTGGCCGCCGTCGAGCGCACCTCGAAGGAACGCGGCCACGATTACACCGACCTGGCGCTGGTCACCGACGGCCTGCGGGCCGAGCGCGAGCAGGGCATCACGATCGACGTCGCCTACCGATACTTCGCCACGGCCAAGCGCAAATTCATCATCGCCGACACGCCGGGCCACATCCAGTACACCCGCAACATGGTGACCGGAGCGTCCACCGCGCAGCTGGTCATCGTGCTGGTCGACGCACGCCACGGCCTGCTCGAGCAGTCCCGTCGGCACGCGTTCCTGGCCTCGCTGCTCGGCATCCAGCACATCGTGCTGGCGGTGAACAAGATGGACCTGATCGATTGGGATCAGGCGCGTTTCGAGGCTATTCGCGACGAGTTCCACGCATTCGCAGCGCGATTGGACGTCCACGACGTCACCACGATCCCGTTGTCGGCGCTCAAGGGCGACAACGTCGTCACCAAGTCGGATGTCACGCCCTGGTACGAGGGGCCGTCGCTGCTGAGCCATCTCGAGGACGTCTACATCGCCGGTGACCGCAATCTCGTCGACGTGCGCTTCCCGGTCCAGTACGTGATCAGGCCGCAAACCCATGAGCACGCCGACCACCGCAGCTATGCCGGCACCGTCGCCAGCGGCGTGCTGCGTCCCGGTGACGACGTGATCGTGTTGCCGGCCGGCAAGCCCACCCGCATCACCGAGATCCACAGCCCGAGCGGCGTCGTCGACGAGGCGTTCCCGCCGATGGCGGTGTCGATCAGCCTGTCCGACGACATCGACATCTCCCGCGGCGACATGATCGCCCGGCCCAACAATCAGCCGCGGGTCACGCAGGATTTCGATGCCACGGTGTGCTGGATGGCCGACGAGGCCTCACTCGAACCCGGCCGCGAATACCTGGTCAAGCACACCACCCGCACGACCAGGGCCAAGGTGACCGGCCTGGACTACCGTCTCGACGTCAACACCCTGCATCGGGACAAGTCCGCCACCGCGCTCAAACTCAATGAGCTGGGCCGCATCTCGCTGCGTACCCAGAGCCCGTTGCTGCTCGACGAGTACAGCCGCAACGCCGCCACCGGATCGTTCATCCTGATCGATCCCAACACCAACGGCACCGTGGGCGCCGGCATGGTGTTGCGCGAGACGCGCCACGACACCGCGAGCCCCAATACGGTTCGGCACGAGTCACTGTGCACGTCCGAGGATCGGCTGTCCAAGGGCCGCACGGTGTGGTTCACCGGTCTGTCCGGCTCGGGCAAGTCCTCGGTGGCGATGCTCGTCGAGCAGAAGCTGCTCGAAAAGGGTGTTCCGGCATACGTTCTGGACGGGGACAACCTGCGGCACGGCCTCAACGCCGACCTGGGCTTCTCGATGGCCGACCGGGCAGAGAACCAGCGCAGGCTGGCCCACATCGCGGCCATCCTGGCCGACTCCGGCCAGGTGGTCCTGGTCCCGGCGATCAGCCCACTGGAGGAGCATCGCGCGCTGGCCCGCAAGGTCGCCACGGATGCGGGTCTCGAATTCTTCGAGGTGTTCTGTGACACCCCGCTGGAGGACTGCGAACGCCGCGACCCCAAGGGGCTGTACGCCAAGGCGCGGGCCGGCGAGATCACCCATTTCACCGGAATCGACAGCCCCTATCAGCGGCCGAAGAACCCGGACCTGCGGCTCACCCCGGAGCGCAGCACCGACGAACTCGCGGACATGGTGATCGAGCTGCTGGGCTTGCCGTCGTGA